AGACGATCACGCTCGGCTTCGCAAACAACAGCGGTTCGGCGCCGAGCAGCGGCAGGCTGAACAGCGCGACGAGGGCGACGACCAGGAAACGGCGCACGAAGCCGCGTTCGGCCGCGGCCGGGGCGATCCCTTACGAGGCGAGCGGGAGGGCGCCGCTCTCGCCGTCCTTCTCCCACGCCGCGCTGACGTGCGCGCCGAACAGGAAGACGACGCCGATCAGGTCGAGCCAGAGCAGCAGCACGAAAAGTGCCGAAAGAGCGCCGTAGATCTGAAACGCGTAGCTGGCGTACGTCGTGTAGACCGCAAACGCGATCTGCGCGAGCGAGTAGCCGATCGCGCAGACGAGCGCGCCGGGGATGACGGACGACCAGCGCGGGTGGCGGTTCGGCAAGTACGCGTACAGCAGCGCGGAGACGGCGAAGACGAGCAGGGCCGAGCCCGCGTACGAGGCGATCTGCGGCGCCCAGCGCAGGGATTCCAGCCCGGCGAACTGCACGAAGAACGTGATGACGATCGGAACGACGGTCGCGGCGATCAGCACCATGCCGGCGAACGGCACGAGCGTGAGCGCGATCGCGACGTCCCACACGATGTGCCGGAAGCGCGTGATCCCGAGCGAGCGGTTCAGCGCATAGGTGAGCGCTTGAAAGAGGTTCTTGCCGGCCCAGATCAATCCGATCAAGCCGATCGTGCCGCTGAAGCCGCGGTAGCGCACGACCGCCGACAGGTTGTTCGTCAGCAGGTCGCCGAGCGCGGGAACGTAGACTTGAATCGCTTCGTTCGCGCGCGCGAGCCCTTCATCGGTGCCGTAGAGGAACGCCAGCATCGCGACCGCGACGAGCGACAAGGGAACGAGCGAGAAGAGCGCGGTGTACGCGATCGCCTGCGCCGTGAACGCCGAGCCTTCGGCGGAGAAGCGCAGCCCCGCCATGCGGAAGATGCGAATCAGCCGTGACACCAGCTCACCTCCTTCCCGTCGCCGTCGCCGTGCTGGTCGCCGTCGTCGTCGACGGCACCTTCGTTCCGAGCGTCCCGGTGGCGTCGCTCAGCGGCGGGCGCGTCGTCGCGCCGGCCGATCTGATCGCGAACTTCGCGGATCGCATCGACGCCGGGCCCGGCGCGGCGCTCACGGTGCGGCGCGGCCAACGCGCGTGCGCCGCCGTGCCGGCCGTTTCGGCCGATCCGGCGCTGTACGCGCTCGCGCCGCTCGCGCGCTGTCTCGGCGCGCACGTGAGCTGGGACGGCAGCGCCAAAACGCTGCAGCTCGCCTTCGCGGACGGACCGCGCGTGGTGCGCACGCCCCCGCCGTTCGATCCGAGCGCGCCGCAGGTCGCGCCGACGCAGATCTTCACGCCCGAGCCCGCGACGCCGACGCCGCGCGTCATCGCGACCGGCTCGCCGCAACCGCGCCGGACGGCGATTCCGGTCACGCCGTCGTGGCCGCTTACAAGCCCGCGTCCGTGATCGCTTTGATCCACCGCTGCGTGCTGGGATCGTCGAACCAGTTCGCGATGCGCGCTTCGAGCACGGGGATCGCGCGCAGGACGTTCGCCTGCCGCGTGACGCTCGCCGGATCGGGCGAACCCGAGTGCAGCTCGGCGTGCAGCGCGTCGACGGACGCCTTGGCCTGCGCGTCCTCGCCGGCCGCCGCTCGAAGCTCGTCGTACGGAGGATGCGGGACCGCGGGCTGACCGCTCTCGTTCATGCCGCAATCGTTCCCGCCGGAGGCGGCGCGCCCCTCACCGCGCCGGCTCGCCGGCTTGGCGGAGCAGCGTGTCGAGCGCGGTGCGGTACTCGCGCAGCACCGCGCGCTGCACCGCGGTCGGCGCGCCGTCGCCGTTCTCGACCGCGCCGATCAGCTGCGCGAGCCGGCCGTTGAGCCGCTCGAGCCGGCTCGCCAGCGCGGCGTCGTGGGGCCGCGTGCGCTGCGCCGCGGCGTACGACTCGTTCACCAGCGCGGCGATCTCGCTCGCGAGGTCGTACTGCGCCTGCAGATCGCGCGTCGCGACCGGGACGCGCGGGTCTTTGCGCACGAGCAGCGCGCGCGTTTGCTTCGCGCCGCCGGCGTCCAGGGTGACGGAATACGTGCCGGGCGGGACGGTCGCGCCTTCCGGCTGCAGCGGCGTGTCGTGCGGGATCGCGGCGATCGTCGCGTCCGGCCCGAACGTGCGCGGCGCGGGCGCGTGCAGATCCCACACGAAACGGTGCGCGCCGGCGCTCGCGTCGGGACGCGCTTGCGGTGCGATCCACCAGGCCGGCACGTCGAGCGCGCTGGGGTCGTACGGCGCGGGCGGATCGTCGCTCGCGAAGCGGCGCACGACGCGCCCGCGCGCGTCGGCGAACGTCAGCGTCACGCGCGGCGCGGCGCGCGGCAGGACGTAGTCGACGATCGCGCCGCTCGGCGGGTTCGCGGCGAACGGCTCGTCGGGCGGCAGCGGCGTGTCGGTGTTCGTGTCGCGCGGCACGCGCCAAGCCGGCGCGGGCTCGAGCAGCGTCGCGCGCGCGCTCGTCAGCGCGTCGGCTTGGCGCAGCGGCGCGACGTCGTCGAGAATCCAAAAGCCGCGGCCGTGCGTGCCGATCACCACGTCGTCGCCGTGCACGACCAGATCGCGCACCGACGTCGCGGGCAGGTTCAGCCGCAGCGACGACCACGAGCCGCCGTCGTCGAACGACACCCACACGCCGCGCTCGGTCCCCGCGTAGAGCAGGCCGCGGCGGCGCGGGTCGGCGCGCACGACGTTGGTCGGCGCGGCCTCGATGCCGCGGTCGATCTCGGTCCACGTCTTGCCGCCGTCGTGCGTGCGGAAGAGCTGCGGGCGCTGCTCGTCCAGCCGAATGCGGTTCACCGCGACGTACGCGCCGTTCGCGTCGAACGGCGACGCGTCGACGATCGAGATCTTTCCCCACGCGCCGATCCCCGGCGGGGTGACGTCGCGCCAGTGCTTTCCGCCGTCGGCGGTGCGCCACACCAAGCCGTCGTCGGTGCCGGCCCAGATCACGTTGCGGTCGCGCGGCGAAAGCCCGAGCGCGTAGATCACGCCGCGATGCGGCCGCTTCGCGGCGTCGGCTTGCGCGAAGACGCCCAGGTTCGGCGGCGTCGCCGGGTTCGGGCGCGTCAGATCGGGGCTGACGACGCGCCAGTGCGCGCCGTAGTCGGTCGTCTCGAACACGACGTTGCCGGCGAGAAAGAGCGCGTGCGGGTCGGCGGGCGAGAACGCGAGCGGCGCCGTGCGACGAAAACGGTAGTGCGGATCGCCGCGCCACGACACGATCGGGCCGACGTCGCGCACTTGTCCGGTGCGCTCGTCGTATCGCGAAACCTTGCCGCCGAAGACGATCCCCGGATGCAGCGGATCGGGAGCGACGTAGCCGTACTCTTCGGTCCCCACCGGGTGCCAGTCGCGAAAGGTGATCGCGCCGTCGTTCCCGCGCGAGAGCACGCCGGCGCTGCCGCTTTCCTGCTGCCCGCCGTAGACCCGATACGGAAAGCGGTCGTCGGTGATGACGTGATAGAACTGCGCCGTCGGCTGGTTGTACCATGACGTCCACGACGCGCCGCCGTTCACGGTGATGATCGCGCCTTGATCGCTGCCGAGCAGGATCGTGCGCGGGTCGTCCGGCGCGATCCAGATGCTTTGGTAGTCGTCGCCGCCCGGCGCGCCGCGCAGCGGGACGAACGTCTTGCCGGCGTCGGTCGACTTGTACGTCGAGGTGTTCGTTTCGTAGACCGTGTCGCGGTCGCGCGGATCGACCGCAAGCTGCACCAAGTCCGCGCCGCGCTCGGTGATGCGGTCGGTGTCGTTCGTCAGTGTCCAGGTGACGCCGGCGTCGTCGGAACGGTAGACGCCCTTTTTTCCGCCGCTCGCTCCGACGACGTCGGCGAACGCGTAGACGCGCTTCGGATCGCTCGGCGCGAGCGCAACCGCTATTCTGCCGAGTCCTTGCGCTTGCGCCGGCAAACCACCCTCGAGGCGTTTCCAGCTCGTGCCGCCGTCGGTCGATTTGTAGAGTCCCGTCCCCGACTGCGGGTGCTCGAACGAACCGCCCTCGGTCGTCTCCCACGGTGGCTGGCGCGCGGCCCACAGCGAGGCGTAGAGCGTGCGCGAATCGGTCGGATCGAGCGCGAGGTCGAACGCGCCCGCGTCTTCGTCGGTGAAGAGAACGCGGTCGAAGGTGACGCCGCCGTCGGTGGAGCGGTAGACACCGCGCTCCTGGTTCGGCCCGTACGGGTGGCCGAGCACCGCGACGTAGAGCCGGTTCGCGTCTTTCGGGTCGACGGCGATCTTGGCGATCTGCCGCCCGTCGCGCAATCCGAGATGCGTCCAGTGCGCGCCGCCGTCGGTCGACTTGTACATGCCGTCGCCGACGGCGAGATCGGGGCGCTGCCGGCCTTCGCCGCTCCCGACATAGATCGTGTCGGGTGCGGAGGGCGCGACGGCGAGCGCGCCGACCGACGCGCTCGGCTGGTCGTCGAACACGGGATTCCAGGTGCGCCCGCCGTCGGTCGTCTTGAAGACCCCGCCGTTGACGGCGGCGATGTAGAACTCGTGCGGCCGGCCGGGGACACCGCTGGCCGCGATCGTCCGGCCGCCGCGGAACGGCCCGATCGCGCGCCAGCGCAGCACCCCGCGCAGCGCGGCACCGGGATCCGGGGGCGGCGCCGCGGCGACCGGCAAGCCCCCGAGCGCGACGCTCAACGCGGCGAGGGATGCGAGAGGACGGCACGTTCGCGGCACCGAGCCCGGATGCGCCCTCGCGAACGAGTTGCCTGCCGAAGCAAGAGTCCGCCGGGTCGTGGCGAAGCAGCCGAGTCCGCCGCGACACACAGCGCGGCGCCGGGGTGTGTCCGGCGTCCGACCGGCCCGCGCACCTCGTCTACGAAGGGGGTGCTTCATGGCAGACTCCGACGCCGCCAAGGGCGGCGCAAAGGTTCGCCTCGACGACATCGTCGCGCGCGTTTTCCCCGATCCCACCAGCGCGCAAGGCGCAACGCTCCTGACCGGTTTCGTCGGAAAGGGCGACGCCGAAGGACGCATTCGCATCTATCCCGACATCGGCTTCAGCTGTTGGTACGACGTCGCGGAAGAGGACGTGCTCCACAGCGTGCCGCTTTCGCAGGAAACCTCGCCGCTGGGCGGCTCGCGTCTGTGGGTCAAGGCCGGCGCTGACGTCAAGACGGGGCCGGCCGCGCAGCCGCAACAGCTCGGCGGTGGCGGCGCGGTGCCGTTCGCCGCAAAGCCGGGCGGGGCAGCGCCCACGCCGCCGTTCTCGATCCAGCCGACGTGCGGCATCGCCTGCACGCTGGTGCCGCCGGTCTGTCCGCAGCCGACGATGTCCGGTCAGACGTGTCCGAACGGCGACTGCACGTTCTTCGGGACGTGCGGGCCGCAATGTCCGCCGCCGCCGTGCACGGTTCCGAGCACGTTATGTCCGACGGTCGACGTGCAGACGTGTCCGCCGTTCTGCGCACAAGCGCACGCCGGCGCGGCGGCAATCGTGCCGACCGACCAGGGCATCACGTGTCCGCGCAACATTTGCACGGAAACGATTCCGCCGACGCGGTTCGGCACGACGTGTCCGCGCAACATCTGCACGGAAACGATCGTGCCGACGCGGTTCGGCACGACCTGCCCGCGGTTCATCTGCACCGAGACGATCCCGCCGACGGTGCACGTGACGTGTCCGCCGCACATCTGCACGGAGACGATTCCGCCTGCTGCGGCAGCCGGCGTTCACGCGCAAGCGCTGCAGCCGACGCCGACGGCGACGTTCTTCCACACGTGCGGAGCGCAGTGCGGCGTCGCGCAACCGACGCCTACGGCGACGTTCTTCCACACCTGCGGGGTGCAGTGCCCCTCCGGCGTGCTGACCATCGTGTGCACGCAGGCCTGCCATCAGGGCTGGACGGTCGCGCAACCGGGTTGGACCGTGCACCAGGGCTGGACCGTCGCGCAGGGTTGGACGCTCGCGCAGGCGGCCGCGCAGCCGACGCCGACGGCGACGTTCAACCCGACACAGTGCACGCGCTGCTTCATCTGTCCGCCGGTCACCGCACCGACGCGCACGGGCGTGTTCGACCCGCTCGCGTGATCGAAGCTCGAGCGTGCTGACGCGCCGCGACGCGGTCCACCACCTCCTTCGCCTCGGTCTGCTCACGCCGGACGACGTCGTGAGCAGACCGATCACGGCGACGGAGTACTTCGGCCGCAACCACCTCGTGCGCGTCGAGACGCCGGGCGCTCCGAGCTACATCGTCAAGCAGCCGCGCGACCCGCGGGCCCCGGACGCCGCGACGATGTGGACGGAAGCAGCGATCTTCTGGCTTTCGGCGAACGAGCCGGCGTTCGCGCCGCTCGTTCGCTGGATGCCGAAGTACTACCACTACGACGAGCGCAACGCGATCCTCACCATCGAGCTCGTCCACCCCGCCGACTCGCTGATGGCCAAGCTTTCCGGCGGCGGCACCGTTCCGGCCGAGATGCTGCACGACGTCGGACGCGCGTTCGGCGTGCTGCACGGTTCGGTGTCCGGCATTCTGCGGAACGAGCGCGCGCGCCGAATCTTTCGCACCGGGCTCGCCTGGGCGACCACGCTGGGCTCCGTGCAGCAACACTACGTGCCCTCGACGAGCGCCGCGCGCGCGATCCTCACCGAGGTCGTGCAGCGTCCCGGCGCGCTGGCCGCGCTCGAGCGCGCGCGCGCGACGTGGCGCGACGAGCACGTGATTCACGGCGACGCGAAGGCGGCGAACATCATGGTGCTCCACGACGGGTCGGTGCGGGTGATCGACTGGGAGATCGCCGCGCTCGGCGACGGCCTGTGGGATCTGGGCGGGCTGGTGCACTCGCTGCTGGTCCCCAACCCGATGGAGATGCCGCTCGCGCTGGAGGCCGCGCAGCGGCGCGCGCGACCGCTGCTCGACGCGCTGTGGAACGGCTATCTTTCCGCGCTGCCGAACCCGCCGCCCGGTGATGATCCGCGCGTGACGCTGCTGCG
The Candidatus Eremiobacterota bacterium genome window above contains:
- a CDS encoding YihY/virulence factor BrkB family protein, whose protein sequence is MSRLIRIFRMAGLRFSAEGSAFTAQAIAYTALFSLVPLSLVAVAMLAFLYGTDEGLARANEAIQVYVPALGDLLTNNLSAVVRYRGFSGTIGLIGLIWAGKNLFQALTYALNRSLGITRFRHIVWDVAIALTLVPFAGMVLIAATVVPIVITFFVQFAGLESLRWAPQIASYAGSALLVFAVSALLYAYLPNRHPRWSSVIPGALVCAIGYSLAQIAFAVYTTYASYAFQIYGALSALFVLLLWLDLIGVVFLFGAHVSAAWEKDGESGALPLAS
- a CDS encoding glycoside hydrolase, which codes for MSVALGGLPVAAAPPPDPGAALRGVLRWRAIGPFRGGRTIAASGVPGRPHEFYIAAVNGGVFKTTDGGRTWNPVFDDQPSASVGALAVAPSAPDTIYVGSGEGRQRPDLAVGDGMYKSTDGGAHWTHLGLRDGRQIAKIAVDPKDANRLYVAVLGHPYGPNQERGVYRSTDGGVTFDRVLFTDEDAGAFDLALDPTDSRTLYASLWAARQPPWETTEGGSFEHPQSGTGLYKSTDGGTSWKRLEGGLPAQAQGLGRIAVALAPSDPKRVYAFADVVGASGGKKGVYRSDDAGVTWTLTNDTDRITERGADLVQLAVDPRDRDTVYETNTSTYKSTDAGKTFVPLRGAPGGDDYQSIWIAPDDPRTILLGSDQGAIITVNGGASWTSWYNQPTAQFYHVITDDRFPYRVYGGQQESGSAGVLSRGNDGAITFRDWHPVGTEEYGYVAPDPLHPGIVFGGKVSRYDERTGQVRDVGPIVSWRGDPHYRFRRTAPLAFSPADPHALFLAGNVVFETTDYGAHWRVVSPDLTRPNPATPPNLGVFAQADAAKRPHRGVIYALGLSPRDRNVIWAGTDDGLVWRTADGGKHWRDVTPPGIGAWGKISIVDASPFDANGAYVAVNRIRLDEQRPQLFRTHDGGKTWTEIDRGIEAAPTNVVRADPRRRGLLYAGTERGVWVSFDDGGSWSSLRLNLPATSVRDLVVHGDDVVIGTHGRGFWILDDVAPLRQADALTSARATLLEPAPAWRVPRDTNTDTPLPPDEPFAANPPSGAIVDYVLPRAAPRVTLTFADARGRVVRRFASDDPPAPYDPSALDVPAWWIAPQARPDASAGAHRFVWDLHAPAPRTFGPDATIAAIPHDTPLQPEGATVPPGTYSVTLDAGGAKQTRALLVRKDPRVPVATRDLQAQYDLASEIAALVNESYAAAQRTRPHDAALASRLERLNGRLAQLIGAVENGDGAPTAVQRAVLREYRTALDTLLRQAGEPAR
- a CDS encoding phosphotransferase, whose amino-acid sequence is MLTRRDAVHHLLRLGLLTPDDVVSRPITATEYFGRNHLVRVETPGAPSYIVKQPRDPRAPDAATMWTEAAIFWLSANEPAFAPLVRWMPKYYHYDERNAILTIELVHPADSLMAKLSGGGTVPAEMLHDVGRAFGVLHGSVSGILRNERARRIFRTGLAWATTLGSVQQHYVPSTSAARAILTEVVQRPGALAALERARATWRDEHVIHGDAKAANIMVLHDGSVRVIDWEIAALGDGLWDLGGLVHSLLVPNPMEMPLALEAAQRRARPLLDALWNGYLSALPNPPPGDDPRVTLLRLAGVRMLQTCLESAQFTEQIHPAIPGVLAMGVELMTEPEASRERWERAA